A genomic stretch from Narcine bancroftii isolate sNarBan1 chromosome 9, sNarBan1.hap1, whole genome shotgun sequence includes:
- the srprb gene encoding signal recognition particle receptor subunit beta has product MAAAMMKLYVDSLWQKLEECQEPGVLGIIVALVVVLLTVVLFILLRSRKSTRRAILLTGLCDSGKTLLCCRLLSGKFKVTHTSVTSNSALYKVKGDKARAVTVHDLPGHESLRHQYLDKHKNDARAIIFVVDSVLFQKEVKDVAEFLYMLLTDAVIVKNAPPLLVVCNKQDVAMAKSSKLIQQQLEKELNTLRTIRSGAPKSLDGSGITGSVPLGKKGKNYDFSQGPMKIEFAECSARGNKGEGGEADIDVLESWIVKVA; this is encoded by the exons ATGGCGGCAGCTATGATGAAGCTTTACGTGGATTCGCTCTGGCAGAAGTTGGAGGAATGTCAGGAACCAGGCGTGCTCGGGATTATCGTGGCTCTGGTGGTGGTGCTCCTCACTGTAG TTCTTTTCATACTGCTCCGGAGCAGAAAGAGCACTCGCAGAGCAATTCTTCTGACTGGTTTGTGTGATTCTGGGAAGACTCTCCTGTGCTGCAGG CTGCTGTCAGGGAAATTTAAAGTGACACACACATCTGTAACCAGTAACTCTGCATTGTACAAAGTTAAAGGTGATAAG GCTCGTGCTGTTACTGTACATGATCTCCCTGGTCATGAGAGTCTGCGTCATCAGTATTTGGATAAACACAAGAACGATGCCAG AGCTATCATCTTTGTAGTGGATAGTGTGCTATTTCAAAAAGAAGTGAAAGATGTCGCTGAATTCCTCTACATGTTGCTAACTGATGCGGTGATTGTGAAGAATGCACCTCCACTTCTAGTAGTTTGTAACAAGCAAG ACGTGGCGATGGCCAAATCTTCAAAATTAATCCAGCAACAATTGGAGAAGGAGCT AAACACCTTGAGGACAATTCGCTCTGGTGCACCAAAGTCTTTGGATGGATCTGGAATCACAGGCTCCGTACCTTtaggaaagaagggaaaaaattatgATTTCTCTCAAGGACCTATGAAGATAGAGTTTGCAGAGTGCAGCGCAAGAGGGAACAAAGGAGAAGGTGGCGAGGCAGACATTGACGTTTTAGAATCATGGATTGTTAAAGTAGCATGA